In Larimichthys crocea isolate SSNF chromosome VI, L_crocea_2.0, whole genome shotgun sequence, one genomic interval encodes:
- the cpne1 gene encoding copine-1 isoform X2 produces MGCFLSRLQLQYKLQMADCVSKVELSVSCSDLLDKDVGSKSDPLCVLLQSSGGDKWTELARTERLKNTSSPSFSQRLRVDYHFETVQNLKLGIYDIDNSSHDLGDDDYLGGVELTLGQIVSSKTLSRPLQLKKGKPAGKGTITITAEEMKDNRAIVLEMEAKNLDKKDTFGKSDPFLEFFKKGDDGKWQLVYRTEVVKNNLNPTWKKFTVPLQTFCCSDLERPLKVDCSDYDSDGSHDLIGSFTTKVSELQKTAHGSPVQFDCIHPEKQKKKKSYKNSGVISVKSCKMEVQYSFLDYVMGGCQINFTVGIDFTGSNGDPRSPNSLHYMSPDGLNQYLSALWSVGQVVQDYDTDKLFPAFGFGAKLPPDYQAAHHEFALNFNPTNPYCQGIQGIIEAYRSVLPQLRLSGPTNFSPIINHVGSIAASSMQSNSASQYFVLLILTDGEITDFDQTRDAIVRASRLPLSIIIVGVGPADFKAMELLDGDDGVLRSTVGEAVARDIVQFVPYRQFKDAPQTALAQSVLAEVPNQLVSYFKMRGFEPPKPKAAPTS; encoded by the exons ATGGGTTGCTTTCTGTCTCGGTTACAGCTACAATACAAACTC CAGATGGCGGACTGTGTCTCTAAGGTGGAGCTGAGTGTCTCCTGTTCTGACCTGCTGGATAAAGATGTAGGATCAAAGTCTGATCCTCTTTGCgtgctgctgcagagctcaGGAGGGGATAAATGGACCGAG CTGGCTCGTACTGAGCGTTTGAAGAACACCTCCAGTCCGTCCTTCAGTCAACGTCTCAGAGTGGATTATCACTTTGAGACGGTTCAGAATCTGAAACTGGGGATCTACGACATCGACAACTCCTCCCATGACCTCGGCGATGATGACTACCTGGGAGGGGTGGAGCTAACGCTGGGACAG atagTTTCCAGTAAAACTCTGAGCAGACCTTTGCAGCTGAAGAAAGGCAAACCTGCAGGGAAAGGAACCATCACT atcacagcagaggagatgaaggacAATAGAGCCATTGTGTTGGAGATGGAGGCTAAAAACCTCGACAAGAAG gaCACATTTGGAAAGTCTGATCCGTTCCtggagtttttcaaaaaagGAGATGATGGAAAGTGGCAGCTGGTCTATAGAacagag gtggtGAAGAACAATCTGAATCCCACCTGGAAGAAGTTTACCGTTCCTCTACAGACGTTCTGCTGCAGCGACCTTGAGAGACCGCTGAAG GTGGATTGCTCTGATTACGACAGTGATGGATCTCATGATCTGATTGGTTCTTTCACCACGAAAGTCTCTGAGCTGCAAAAAACGGCACATGGTTCACCG GTGCAGTTTGACTGCATCCACCctgagaaacagaagaaaaagaagagctaCAAAAACTCTGGAGTCATCTCTGTGAAGAGCTGCAAG ATGGAGGTTCAGTACAGCTTCCTGGACTATGTGATGGGAGGCTGCCAGATCAACTTCACT GTCGGGATCGACTTCACCGGATCCAATGGTGATCCTCGCTCGCCCAACTCTCTCCACTATATGAGTCCAGATGGGTTGAACCAGTACCTGTCTGCCCTGTGGTCTGTGGGTCAGGTGGTCCAGGACTACGACAC tgaTAAACTCTTCCCAGCATTCGGTTTCGGAGCCAAACTGCCTCCGGACTACCAG GCTGCACACCATGAGTTCGCCCTCAACTTCAACCCCACTAACCCTTACTGCCAAG GTATTCAGGGCATCATTGAAGCCTACAGGAGTGTTTTGCCTCAGCTGAGACTCTCTGGACCCACAAACTTCTCTCCAATCATCAACCACGTTGGCTCCATCGCCGCCTCCAGCATGCAGAGTAACTCCGCCTCt CAATACttcgtcctcctcatcctcactgaCGGTGAGATCACCGACTTCGACCAGACGCGTGACGCCATTGTTCGGGCATCACGGCTGCCGCTGTCGATCATCATCGTGGGGGTAGGGCCGGCAGACTTTAAGGCCATGGAGCTTCTGGATGGAGACGACGGCGTACTGAGGTCGACTGTGGGAGAGGCTGTCGCCAGAGACATCGTCCAGTTCGTCCCGTACAGACAGTTTAAagat gctcCCCAGACGGCTCTGGCTCAGTCTGTCCTCGCTGAAGTTCCCAACCAGCTGGTTTCTTATTTCAAAATGAGAGGCTTTGAACCGCCAAAACCAAAAGCTGCCCCCACATCCTAA
- the cpne1 gene encoding copine-1 isoform X3 — protein MADCVSKVELSVSCSDLLDKDVGSKSDPLCVLLQSSGGDKWTELARTERLKNTSSPSFSQRLRVDYHFETVQNLKLGIYDIDNSSHDLGDDDYLGGVELTLGQIVSSKTLSRPLQLKKGKPAGKGTITITAEEMKDNRAIVLEMEAKNLDKKDTFGKSDPFLEFFKKGDDGKWQLVYRTEVVKNNLNPTWKKFTVPLQTFCCSDLERPLKVDCSDYDSDGSHDLIGSFTTKVSELQKTAHGSPVQFDCIHPEKQKKKKSYKNSGVISVKSCKMEVQYSFLDYVMGGCQINFTVGIDFTGSNGDPRSPNSLHYMSPDGLNQYLSALWSVGQVVQDYDTDKLFPAFGFGAKLPPDYQAAHHEFALNFNPTNPYCQGIQGIIEAYRSVLPQLRLSGPTNFSPIINHVGSIAASSMQSNSASQYFVLLILTDGEITDFDQTRDAIVRASRLPLSIIIVGVGPADFKAMELLDGDDGVLRSTVGEAVARDIVQFVPYRQFKDAPQTALAQSVLAEVPNQLVSYFKMRGFEPPKPKAAPTS, from the exons ATGGCGGACTGTGTCTCTAAGGTGGAGCTGAGTGTCTCCTGTTCTGACCTGCTGGATAAAGATGTAGGATCAAAGTCTGATCCTCTTTGCgtgctgctgcagagctcaGGAGGGGATAAATGGACCGAG CTGGCTCGTACTGAGCGTTTGAAGAACACCTCCAGTCCGTCCTTCAGTCAACGTCTCAGAGTGGATTATCACTTTGAGACGGTTCAGAATCTGAAACTGGGGATCTACGACATCGACAACTCCTCCCATGACCTCGGCGATGATGACTACCTGGGAGGGGTGGAGCTAACGCTGGGACAG atagTTTCCAGTAAAACTCTGAGCAGACCTTTGCAGCTGAAGAAAGGCAAACCTGCAGGGAAAGGAACCATCACT atcacagcagaggagatgaaggacAATAGAGCCATTGTGTTGGAGATGGAGGCTAAAAACCTCGACAAGAAG gaCACATTTGGAAAGTCTGATCCGTTCCtggagtttttcaaaaaagGAGATGATGGAAAGTGGCAGCTGGTCTATAGAacagag gtggtGAAGAACAATCTGAATCCCACCTGGAAGAAGTTTACCGTTCCTCTACAGACGTTCTGCTGCAGCGACCTTGAGAGACCGCTGAAG GTGGATTGCTCTGATTACGACAGTGATGGATCTCATGATCTGATTGGTTCTTTCACCACGAAAGTCTCTGAGCTGCAAAAAACGGCACATGGTTCACCG GTGCAGTTTGACTGCATCCACCctgagaaacagaagaaaaagaagagctaCAAAAACTCTGGAGTCATCTCTGTGAAGAGCTGCAAG ATGGAGGTTCAGTACAGCTTCCTGGACTATGTGATGGGAGGCTGCCAGATCAACTTCACT GTCGGGATCGACTTCACCGGATCCAATGGTGATCCTCGCTCGCCCAACTCTCTCCACTATATGAGTCCAGATGGGTTGAACCAGTACCTGTCTGCCCTGTGGTCTGTGGGTCAGGTGGTCCAGGACTACGACAC tgaTAAACTCTTCCCAGCATTCGGTTTCGGAGCCAAACTGCCTCCGGACTACCAG GCTGCACACCATGAGTTCGCCCTCAACTTCAACCCCACTAACCCTTACTGCCAAG GTATTCAGGGCATCATTGAAGCCTACAGGAGTGTTTTGCCTCAGCTGAGACTCTCTGGACCCACAAACTTCTCTCCAATCATCAACCACGTTGGCTCCATCGCCGCCTCCAGCATGCAGAGTAACTCCGCCTCt CAATACttcgtcctcctcatcctcactgaCGGTGAGATCACCGACTTCGACCAGACGCGTGACGCCATTGTTCGGGCATCACGGCTGCCGCTGTCGATCATCATCGTGGGGGTAGGGCCGGCAGACTTTAAGGCCATGGAGCTTCTGGATGGAGACGACGGCGTACTGAGGTCGACTGTGGGAGAGGCTGTCGCCAGAGACATCGTCCAGTTCGTCCCGTACAGACAGTTTAAagat gctcCCCAGACGGCTCTGGCTCAGTCTGTCCTCGCTGAAGTTCCCAACCAGCTGGTTTCTTATTTCAAAATGAGAGGCTTTGAACCGCCAAAACCAAAAGCTGCCCCCACATCCTAA